A region from the Brassica napus cultivar Da-Ae chromosome C8, Da-Ae, whole genome shotgun sequence genome encodes:
- the LOC106412914 gene encoding uncharacterized protein At1g43920, Chloroplastic-like, with product MSSNLTAESSTVNTFDIRGIPAKCVCGTATTIFTADTHHLFKWVEDAVLEEVEDALPKIAQLEAEVAKGKSDVGDLKGVITELMEEVVRTKTELKRCEVKMKILDQHELEVVGVFKFDELEVVVVVKN from the exons ATGAGTTCGAATTTGACGGCTGAGAGCTCAACTGTAAATACGTTTGATATTCGTGGAATTCCGGCGAAATGTGTTTGCGGGACTGCGACCACAATCTTCACGGCGGATACT CACCATTTGTTTAAATGGGTTGAGGATGCCgttcttgaagaggttgaagATGCTTTGCCCAAGATTGCACAACTTGAAGCCGAGGTAGCTAAAGGAAAATCAGATGTTGGGGATTTAAAAGGCGTGATAACTGAGTTGATGGAAGAGGTGGTGAGAACTAAAACAGAATTGAAGAGATGTGAAGTGAAGATGAAGATT CTTGATCAGCATGAGCTAGAAGTTGTTGGTGTCTTTAAGTTTGATGAACTagaagttgttgttgtt GTGAAGAACtaa